The Helianthus annuus cultivar XRQ/B chromosome 15, HanXRQr2.0-SUNRISE, whole genome shotgun sequence genomic sequence taTTGTAGTGATCAACATCAATATCTTTAGTAATCAACAGAAATCATCATACATATACTAAACAACACCATTTTAACAAGATTTCATCATAtgaaagctttatgttcatgtttcatgtGTATGTCTTTTAATGTTCTAGTGATTCTCAACATAATATGTCTTTTAACCAAGCAAAAATGGAAGTAAACAAGGGTTATGAgagatcttactactagctttaagctagggaagatcacTAGTTGTTGGTGAAGacaaaagtgatggataaaagctaACGAAATAGGTCCTTGATGATTCGCAAGCTCCAAGCTCCGTTAGTGACCTTCTCACACCTCAAGACAACCTTGGAATGCTTGAACTTGAAATGAAAAATGGTGGTGTGTGGGGAGGAGGTGTCGGCCGAGAGTagaagggagggagagagagatgtgGTGTTGAAGAAGATGGGTGATTATGGTCCATTATATAACCTCTAAACCCTTTTATCCAATGGGTAGTATGTTTCAAGAAGTACACACATATCTTACACAAGATTATGGAAGGATTTAAGGGGATTTAGAAAGATTTCATAAATCTTGAGTGTGGGGCCACTTGGGCCGTAAACTATGAGGGGGAAGGGGGTTAATTGTAAGTTAGATGGTAAGTAGGTTAATTAGTGGGGTGTTAAGTGTAAAGTCTAGTGTTTTATGTGTATCTTGCATTATCTAatatgttagggtgttcggggaccataactagccaagaaataattaaacaatgcttctagcaatattttggtgttccgggtaatgtcaggttgtttggttagataccggttcgttaaagtgctaaattacaccgtttagtgtcctttaagCATCCTTTTGTGcccctttcaattcccgacacttaggaaagtattcaggaccatttagtcatgttTTTGCATGGTACAATCTTGTtataatgctgaattttgctgaaatatataaaattcagcatttaatgtgTATTTCGGGTGCTTTTCAGTGCGTATATTAGCTTTcggaaagtctatatgttaacccttgtatgtactcttgggttttaatgtattcttgtcgttggacctacacctaggccccaattctattgtctgactgctttctgcagaattgttgacacaatgtgtcttaccggtgagtttactagtatttctgacgcaacgctatcATTAATGCAataagcaatattttgtagtataaaacgtgcatgaattcacttgtatagtatgtaatcagacaatgttgacatttaagcacataattgcagtcattaaataatattTGAAGTGTACAGAAATTACCGATTGGGTGTCAGTTGTCACAGTCAAAGCCCGGTTTACCGAACCAGGAGTTAAAAAACGAAAAGGACGCGACCCGAAGTTCTTAGACCGACACGCCAGAAGAATGGGATTATGATCGGACCAAAGCCTTGGTAGAACCCGACAACATGCCGCCGGCCACGAGTTAAAGAATTCAGAATTTACTAAGAAACTGTCGAGTTTACTACATTTATTGCCATTATCAGAGCAGAACGTGAACTTCCTGCCACTGATGCCATATTCAATCAACCCCGAATCGAATATAAACTCGTTAAAATTGTTAGCACAATTCTGTTTAAATGAGCAGTTTCTTTTCTTCTCTCTAAACCGAACCGCGTTAAAATCACCCATAATGACCCATAATCCTTTATTTGAGACAATAATATTTTTAAGTTCTTCCCATAAGGTCTTTTTAGCCGACACCCCCCTGAGGGGCGTACACATTAAGGATGTTAACTGTAGAAACACAACCCACCAAAGTCCCTTTAACATGCAAAGAAAGCCTATTCTTAAAACCAGCCGTCTGTCGAAAAAAATTCTCATCCCAGACACAAATCAATCCTCCAGACAAACCAACAGACTCCACAAAATCCATCCGAATTTTTTTTACCCCAGAACGCAGCAATGTCGGAGCAAGAGACATTAGACGTTTTAGACTCTTGAAGAGAAAGAAACGAGATATCATGCTCAGAGACCAGACCCTTCACCCAGCCAGATTTATTCAGACCCCCAATTCCCCTAATATTCAAAGATAGCATATTCATAATTGAACCACATTAATACCTGAGTTAATTGATCTCCTGATTAACTCCGGTTGATTGAAGATGTCAATTCCAATCTTCGAGCCAATAATAACAGTTTCCGTCACTTCCTTCTCCACTCCCGACATCCCAATCACACTGTCTCCCTCAAGACCGTTTCCTCCTTCTTCCCCGATAACTGATTGAACCTCACCCACGGGGTTTTCATCCGACTGGACGTTATCATTTTTCTCAGATGAAGCCATATTATTCAAATCAAAGAAGAATTGCTCGAAACCTCTGTCAGTGCCATCACCCCAACGCCCCCTGTTCTCTCCTGACTACCAGAATTACAATCCCCTTCTAGGAAGGACCTAGATCTCTTCTTTTGCCTTGGATCCTCAGTAACTCGATCTGCCCCAACAAAGCTGTTAGTGGGCCTATTATTTTTAGATGAAATCCTTAAAACCTTGTTGGGCTTGACATTATTAGACTTCCCAACAGTGAAATTGAAAGAATCGCCTTGGTTCATACCCCCCGCCTGAAAACTGCTAGGACTGACAggaaaattaaataataaattctGGCCCACATTCCCATCTCGAAAGCACGGAGACGCCTATGAGGTGCCGTCTCCCGTCCCGGGGACTGCTAGGGGACGGAAACGGCACTGGGACGGCCGGGAAACGTCCCCGGCATGTTGGGTACGGCTTGGAGACGTGATGCAGAAGGGGACGGGGTTTGGGGACGTGCAGGAAACGTTTccggttttttgtttttttttttttaaaaaagattttTTAATCCTATTTTCTAATAATGTGAAATACGGGATGATCTTTGGTGGTTAGTCAGGATAGAGGTGGAGATAGAGATAATGCAAGAAAAACGAGATTAAACGGTCGCGATTGGCGGTTCTGTGGTTGCCGGAATTCTCGCCTGATAACCCGCCGGAGAAACGGTAGGGATGAAGgtgttgttttgttttgtttttttttttttttgaaagtttgACACTTTACAGAACTAGTCCCTGTAGTTTATATTTcaattaaaatggttttaaaactttattttctttattttaagcTTTGTAAAGATGGCATGTTACCGGAAACATGCAGAAGGGGACGGCATGTTTACATTatctttaatatatatttattttttatatgtttttattccCGTACCCGTCCCGTCCCCGCTTCATGATTTTTTTAGTTTTGCCGTTTCCCGTTCCCGTACCCGTCCCCGTACCCCGTTCCCGTACCCGTCCTAGTGCATCATAGATTCCCATTAGTCTGCTCTCCTTTATCCTCGGAAATATTAGCGCCGCCAAGTCTCTctctttgcatggaagcatgcaTGTCAGTTAGAGACCCTTGATTCTCCATAGTCTTTTCGATTTCTTCATTAGAAGCCACCACAAACTCTTCATCTTCCTTGTCGCTAAACCCCTAATTCACCGGAACCGCCGGACTACCACCCAACTCCGATGAGGCAGCCACCGAATCCTCATCATCATCGAGAAAATCAGGGATCCATTGATCGTTCTCTTCAACCACCCACACATTGTATCTTTTGTCTTGCCAGTTCAGGTTAAGAAGCCCATTAATCCTGTTGCCCGAGTCTAGAAGAATCCCCAGCCGGTCAAACGAAAGATCCCCATCCGTTTTGAGAAACTGAGAAGGTTGAACAACCTTACCATACTTACTACCGATCATATCAAAGACACTTCTTGAAACAAGATGAGGAGGGACGCCAAGAATGTTTACCCATGCAAGACGCTCATAAGGAAGAGCCTGACCAAGCCACGGGTATAACGAAGAAAACCACCGGCTCCAGATATCCTTCTCATTTAACAATTTATTGTAATATGATTATTTTCTATATATCGCTTAATCTTTGTTACATCAAGTCataaatgctttataatataaaaGATAGAGATACATAATATTATATTACAATGTTTAACTAAGGGGTGTGATAAATAGACCCAACATATGAATTAATATACTAAATTAGTCAAATTTGGTAATAATTTAAGTACTTTAATACATTATTAAGCATGTATTTTACTCTAATACTGTAACATCACGTTTTTTTTACAATTAAAcattataaataattatttattttttatattactttttatagtATAGATGTTAAATCTCCTACTTTTAATATAAAAGTATTAAtcttggccgttcaaaaaaatctATTTTATTTAGAATTTTAACAACAGAAAAACGTTAAAAAATTGGATTAAACGATGCTGCTAGACATGGTAGGTTATAACGGCTGACAACTTGAAAGATATATGGAAACTTGAAAAAGCAATGAGAAATTATTAGTTTATGAAAACTTGAAAAGTTGACTTGTGAGAAAAAAGTAAGAAAAAAGTTGACTTTAGGGTGTATTTAACACAACCCTAAAAAATAAGTATGCATAATTAAGTAATCAACTATGGTGAACCATAAGTTTTTTTTCACCTCACATACCACTATAAATAGTATACACTTTTAACTCGTGTAATTTTTATTTAGTTTGATTTTTCTCTAATACTTGCGTTCGTTAACTTAAAAAAAGAACCTTGTTTAAGTTTTTTTCTCGACATTCCAGTACTATTGGTATCGTAAGCCATAGTGATTAATGAGTGCCAATACAGGCTGAACCGATTACAACCGAACATCTCTACCGATATATTGGTATTATCGGATGAGGTACcggtattcgtttttatggttttcaatcgATATAAGAACACGTGTCAATGCCTCTTTTGGAGCATGTCACGactttattttttggtttttctCTGTTATAACAAGTGCCAATAATGTACCAATATCGTAAAAACCGAACCAATACCAATTGAATTCCCAACATCACTCATCTCACTCATTTTCTTTATTAATAAAAGCCAATTTCAAGTCAACCCTTGACATAGTGTGGGGTCCAGAACTGACTACCGAGACTTATTGGCGGAAATACTATTACTATGTTCGGTCTAGACAAATAAATGTTTCGTAGTAGAATTTGAGAACTATTAAATGAACCACAAAAAATATGTAAAAATAAACCTATATTTTATGCCATATACGACTTAACAGACGTCAATCATTAGCTTTGGTCGCCACAATTTTCTTAAAACTACTAATTTCACTTCTTTCACTTCAAACACTCTCCCTGCAAGTGACACATTTAGAAATTTTAATCACTGTTAATAAAGAGGTCGAGTCAAAACAATTAGATTAAATCATAGTAAAACTGAAAGTTTTGACGGTAAATTACACAAAATGTGACAAAAAAAAGGCTATATTTTACAGAAAGAATATATGTATCTCATCCCGTTCTCTTATAACCTCACTGACAACACCAGCCTCACTCAACGGAACTTACCAAAATCAGTCTAACAATAATAAAGATCCTCCATACAaactaaaaacaaacaaaatttaGCATTGGAGAAACCATCTTCATGTTTCCACGCCTATACGCCTCGCTAAAATACATACAGATGCTGACGTGGCATCCCATCTCGACCTCCTACAAGTTGGGAGACTGCAAACAATGAAGCATGAGTATCGTAAGCATCAAGACAGAACTATAACTTGGAGGTGTCAATTCTGGCCTCTTTACTTAAAATGGGTCGACGCGGGTTGTCTTTTATCTCATACGGATTGTAAGCATCTAGTCTAATTATTTAGCAAATATGGAAGCATGCCAAATTGGTTAAAACTTAAAAGTCTCCCGGAATGTATGCAgcggcggacccaggatttttttcctgggggtgcgaattttttttaaagattttagacccctagctatacaaaaaaaatcggttcatagcgggtcggatCGGGTCGTGTCATATAAAtcaagtaaacacaaacaaacgaAATTTCATAGCGGGTCGAATCAGATCGGGTCCatttcaattttcaaacaatcaaatCCTAGTTCCTAACTTCCTAtcacattaacaaacaaaaaagaatcaaagttcaaaccatccCTACTTCGATTTTTCTTAATCATtaaataaaagaacaaaaaaactTATCTAAAACATATATTGGTCTTTAATTAGAAGAATCCGgcgatttgggttttttttttattatgtggactgattttgtttaacaaaactagtagttGGATTGGGCTTGAATGAATATTAAGTTATTGGGCTTGATGGATTGAATTTAAGTTTTATTAAAGGGGTTAGTGGGCTAACTTTTTTACATAATTTGATCGGATTTCAATCAGTgttaacaattttttttatataaattcctaAGGGGTGCGAACGAAAATTTCCAATGGGTACGGTAGGaattttccaaggggtgcggttggaatttttcaaggggtgcggacgaaaatttcCAATGGGTACGGTAGGaattttccaaggggtgcggttggaatttttcaaggggtgcggacgaaaatttcCAAGGGATGCGGTGGGAATTTTTTCGCGAAAAATAccactaaaatttttttttcaaggggtgcggccgcccacccacccCTTAAGGTGAGTCCGCCACTGAATGTATGTtgtttcaaggggtgcggccgcccacccacccCTTAAAAAGCGAGAGGCGCCCACCCACCCCTTGGGTTTTTTGACATGTactcgtcgcttttgtgcgcctctcgctttttaaaaccaagattgTATCGATTATATCAAAAAATCAATGTCAGAATTTAGAGTCATTAGTGCTACTGCTTGGATAGGATGAGACCAAAAGGCAAAACTAAACCCAATATAATCAAAATTTGATATAATGTGACAAACCTAATTAATCAACCTGCGAATTATTTACTTCATTTTTAATGGTGGGCGCTTAAACGTATGATCGTTGCAGAGGTAGAACGATGATGGCAGAAGCAAAATATAATAGGTTAACAAATACCATGTATTTGATAGGGGTAATATGGTCATATATCAAATTTTCATTTATATTGggcatatatgatattttaaATTTTGGTTGGGTATATATCCTATTTCACTATGTTTTTAAGGGTAAATTTGAAATTCGTCCTTTTGACAGCGGGTCAACTGGGCCCAACCTGTTACCCAATCTGGCCACACCCgtccattttgccacctctaacATTAACTAAAACAAAAGTAGTATTTGTGTTGAGTACCATGCAGCGCCTATTTCATGGATCAATATGAGATCTGATCCGTTTGACGAGATCGGATTTCAGCGATTGAGGAACTTGAGAAATAAATTTAGCCTTGGCATCAGCTATCATTTTCCTCCTGCATATTGCACCAATTTAAAGGTCATGTCTTTACAGCAACATACATATACATGcacatgtatatatgtatattaagAGGGACTTACTTAAGTTCATTCCTCTGTAATGCATCATTGCCTTCATCTCGAATGCTCAGCTTCTTGGCTCGCATGAAACTCGCAACATCATCTGAAAAACCACAGTTTCGCAGGAAGGAAGAAGCTTCTTTCCTGAGACTGAAACATGCCaaaagaatatatattttcataagatATTATGAGAAAACAAATAATAAACTACTATATAAAAATGAAGGGAGAAATGAACTTTAAGACACAACTAAGTGAAGCATAAAGTATTAAATAATTCTAAAGGTGAGAAGTAACATACCTTTCTTTCAGTTCGTCATGTTTTGCTAGTGATTTATGATCACAAGACTTCTGTTCTTTATGTTTCCTCTGTAAGTCCGACTCATTAGAAAGGTTTTTAACGATACCATTATGCAATTTACCAGTTTCTGTTCCGTTTGTAGTAGCATTGTTCTTATACCCATTCGCAACAAACTCATTTCCGTTTGCGACATGTTTATTTTGGCTAACTCCGTTCTTGTCCTCCAACAATGGAATCTTCTTATCACTCGTCTTCTTGCATGAGGCTTTTGCATCACCATTATTATCATTGTTTTCTTTATTATGAGTAATGAATTCTGGGAACTTTTTGACACCGTTGGTTCCAAGACAACCTGGCTTCTTTTGAGAACCGTTAAGCAATTTTTCAACTTTAGTTGAAGCTGCAGGATCGACCTTCGGTTGTTGTGAGTCTGTAGACATTAGATGACTAGATTTTGGAACTTTTGAGCTATCGTTGCCGTTGCAATCATATGATTTTGTTCCGTTGGTGGTTAAATTTTTGTTAGGTAGAAGAGGCCTTTGTTTGGTACGGCAGAAGAAAAGAATATAGACTTTCTCAGATAAAACTTCTTCCAAGGTTGAAACGGATACATAAGAATCATTGCAGCAATACCAACGGCCAATAGCATCCTGTAAACATTTTTAAAAGCAACATAAGTAAACAATATTTAATACGAGAAATTATAACAAAGCTTAAAGAAACCTTGATGTAAGCATAATAGTGTCCTGAATCAGGTGAATAGCCAGAATGTATGATGGTAGCGAAAAGTTTATACTCTGGATGGGGATCCTGCAATATAAATAATCAACTGCATCAGAAACTAACTAGTATATAATACATAATTTGCAAGAAGCAAATAATATACCATAACATAAAGGGACATTTTGCATAATTCAGAAACGAACTAGTACATAATATATCGTCCAAATACCAGTTTATCATATAAGAGCCGTTTCAACACCTTATGTACTTGATTCATGGACTACCCATTAATTTATGCATATATAAGATTTCTTACCTTACAACGTTACATATTAAGCAACAGTGCAATACCTGGCTCTAGATGTACAATACATGTTTGTGTTATGGTTCCTATACTATACAAGTCTAGCAGCTACTGTATTGTGATAGGATGTCTTAATTACGCCACCTATCACTCTTGCTAACAGGTATTATTATTTTGTTCATGATTCATGAGCAGTGTTGTAGATCGGGATTAATCACCGATTAATCAAAAATCGGTGGTTCACCGATTAAATTTCACCTAGTCGGACCCAATAATCGGTAGTCGGTCAAAGGCGGACTAAATCGATCCAAATTAGTACAAATTGGTCCTTTTTTTAAACGTAGTTGAACTAATATGTTAATGTTTGAATTTTTTTAGTACTTGATTTGTTATGTTTAAATACAGTTGTTTATGTTTGAATTATACCATGTGAACTTCGAAGTATTATATTCATATCgatgtgtgtgtatatacaaGTTTGAAAAATAACATATAAAAAttccaatccgattaatcccctattaatcgctagtcggtaccccACCGGCCAACTAGCGCTTAGCGATTATTAAAACATTGTACAGCAGCCTACATCCTAAGTGTCACATCCTCTTACTCATAGAAGAAATCTGCCTTTTATGTATATCATATTCTCATGGGCTTAACACCATTTCTGACGCATCTTCATCACTAGCAAGTAAACCAATACAAGAAACTTAAACAATAAGACTagttatacatacctggctcctTTTGCACATGAAGCTTGAAAGAACTAGTCGTTCCTCAAAAGTAATCGCTTTGTCTATCTTTCCGCCATATATTCCCTCAAACCTCTATCCAAAACAAAAAGTCACAAGTATAGCTTAATTAGCCACCACTTATACTAATACAAAACAAAACTCAATAAAAAAGTCACTCATAGAACCCACCTTTAGTTGAATTACAAGAATGTTAGGTGCCTGAAGAATAGACATTTGCTTTCTTGCTGGAACCAACTTTTTACAACTACAAAAGCATAAGTTTCTATCTCAAACATGATATAAAACATACGTATGTGAGCAATAAGGTAAGAATGGTGTGCTTACCTTTCACACTTGTACTTGTTGTTCCCATCTAAATACTCTGGTCGAAAAAAATTCTCAAAAGCATCTTTAAGAGAATTGCTATTTAATACATCGATACTAATATCCATTATCTCGTCAACCTTATTGGATTCATTGCCACAAGCAAGACACTTCACCTGGCTCTGCAAAGCTCCTCCAAATATCTCCTTAACTACCGAACTGCCACTGAAGCCATCACCGCCTCCATTACTGGTAACCTTTCGTCTTTGTTGCTGCAATTTCTTCAAGCGAAGACAAGTGGTATGACAGGCGTCAATGACATACCGAAGAAATTCATGAGCATCCTCTTGCCTTCCTAGACGAAAATGCTCCGCAAATACTTTCAAGCCACCAATGATCTTGCCAGGTGTATCTAGGGTTAAGTTGCTGCTAAGAGAACGAAAAATTCTCTCCTCTAGTAGACAAAACGGACAATCACTCTTGTCTTGCTGCGCTAGTGATTCACCTACAAACGCGTAGCAACAATATCAACAAACTGAATCCCATACCCCTAACGCATACACGCTAGTAGGAATTCACATATTCTAAGGGGAATTTTACAAGCTGCGTATAGATATAAAAATTAACACTTGAATACTCGATAATATATAACTTAGGTTACAGGTGTAAAATTTACACTTAAATTCCCAATTTCATAAGTGTCGTGTTAAAGCTATGTTAAATCGATGAACATGTGGATATGAGTGATGGCACCAATATCAACAAACTAAATCCCGGCTCCCGTAAGCTTAATGCATACACGCAAGTAGCTATTTACACACTCAAATAAGAAGTTAACAGCTTGTGTTTACAAGGCGAAAATCAACACTCTAATCAGGGAGGTTTATCAGTATGAAGTTTACACTCGAATCCCCGATTCCATAAGTGCAGTGATAAGACTAGTTTAAACCAATGAACATGTGAATACGCATTATAGCAACAATATCAACAAATTGGATCCCTTAAACTTAATGCATACACGCAAGTAGCTGTTCACATACTCAAATGACAGTAATTCAATAACTTGCAGTCACAAAGCAAAAAATCAACACTTGAATAAGTGGAATTTTATGTTATCAGTATGAAGTTTACACTCGAATCCCCAATTTCATAAGCATGGTCTATGTTAAATTGATAAACATGTGAACGCAACAATTTCAACAAACCGAATCCCTAACCCTAACCCTAAAGCAAACACACAAGCAGCAATTCACATACTCAAAACAAGAATAAAATTCACCCAATCCTCTTCAGAAATCAATATTCAACACTCGAATAACAAATACCTAAGTATTCATTCAGCACAAAAGTCACACTCAAATTGCCGATAACCCTAGGTCAAATCAACAAACATGCGAATACAAAACATGTACAAGTAGAGTAAGAAGAAGACATACAGAAGGCAGAGTGCTGAAGCTGGAGACAGAAATTCGCAAGCGGAGGAGTGTAGGTCAAGCACTGAAGCACAGCGTTAAGATAACAAGTATTACCGAGATTTTTAAACCCTAAGGGAAGACCATTCTTCCGTTTCTTCAACAACAAATTATTATTCTGCCAACTCATTTGCAATTTCGAATCAACCGCTAGCGAGGACATCTCGCAACCGATTCACCGGCCGCATTGAATAATAATCTCCACCGCCACGTGACCGCGGTGGATCGCATGCCGTGAGAAGTGGctgatttgttgttgattgtgtgtgtgtgtgtgtgtttgattgGTGGTATACGGTGGGGGTGGGGTAGGGTAGGGTTAGGGTTCGGTGGTGGTGGTTATCGGAGAAGAGTGTGTTGAAGGAGTTCCGTTGGGCATGCTCCTGATGCCTCCCCTTGTTTGGCTCTTAGGCGCCTTGCTTGTTTTAATAGTTTGTTAAGTTAAAGGAACCGCATACTTTCCTAATTTATCAACTATGAAAAAATCACAAACCTTTTTTTCCTTTATCTTTcatgggtaaagttcttgtacaaataatcttaatatattaaacatacaaattgaaggaaaactcaaaaagacaaggtgacatttttgtaattatcaataactatcaaagttactctacaaatatacctaaaaaaacctaaccactccccccacccctaaaaaaacctaaaccccccacccccccaaaacctaaaaaaaaactaacccaccccccccaccccccaaaaacctaaaaaaacctaacccccccccccccccacccccaaaaacctaaaaaaaaacctaaccctctcCCCctccccacccaagctaaaatgctaaaaactaaaccccccaaaaaacctaaaaaaatctaaaaaaataaaaaaaaaacacacaaattattttattttatttttttaacattttttattaaaaaatcgctacttttagtagcagcaaaatttttttttttttttttttttgctaacgaaatgtagcgattttttaataaaaatgttaaaaaaattgtgtttttttaggtattttttgttgtaactttgatagttggtggtaattacaaaaatgccaccttgtctttttgggttttccttcaatttgtatgtttagtatgttaagattatttgtatttgatcttttgcctatctTTGATACCAGGTGTCACTCTCAACCAATTTTGACAAATTTTGTTCAGTAAATTTTGTTGCATGTTGATCCTAacattttcttgttaaatctgtTCACGTGCAAGTCACATAAAGTAGTTTAGTCTTTATACATATAAAGGACAACTTTTGTGAATACTGATATATGTATAAATACAAGCCctcaattcttttttttttaattctttaaaaAAGCTGATCTAAATCATTAACACTCGGTTTTATCCCATAATCAACCATATTATTAAAAGCCCTAATCGCATCATAGGGTAAATTAGCTCTACTGTAACCATTAAAAATTACCCAGAAGATTTCTGAGCTGATTTCACAGGATTAAGAGTCCTTAATTTCTCTGAAAAAGTCCCAAATTAATGGGAACTATTTGCTTCTACCTAATATATCTATAAGAATGTGATAGATGTCTTTGCTATGTTCAAAATTGGGTATATTCTTTCCTAGAGAAAGAACATGTGGGCAGAGAAACCAAGATTGTTGCAGCGTTTGAGAACTTGTTCGACtaaatcagtggttatggcaggcGAGAAGGAGTGAGGGCTGAAACAATGTCGTGTCGGGGGCTGAAACGATGTGCATATTGGAATGTTGTTTTGTTGGCCACAAGTGATTATTTTTTGGTGAATGAGTTGGGTATGTTTGATGGATTTTGATTCAGCTAGGGTTCTCATGAGAGGGATTAGCTTTGTGGCATCCATTCTGCAGGGTGAGCAAAGCCACGCTCATTTTCTTTAGCTCAGAGGCAATGTTTAGAAAGCCAATCGAACTGAAAAAACTCAGCCGGTTTCCAACAAGGACTGTATAAGAAGTTTTTGTCCATTGAATTAGggatttagggttttttttgtGGTAGGGCTTGTGTTTGAGAAAAGGGTTTTGATTGAT encodes the following:
- the LOC110912653 gene encoding ubiquitin carboxyl-terminal hydrolase 25, with translation MSSLAVDSKLQMSWQNNNLLLKKRKNGLPLGFKNLGNTCYLNAVLQCLTYTPPLANFCLQLQHSAFCESLAQQDKSDCPFCLLEERIFRSLSSNLTLDTPGKIIGGLKVFAEHFRLGRQEDAHEFLRYVIDACHTTCLRLKKLQQQRRKVTSNGGGDGFSGSSVVKEIFGGALQSQVKCLACGNESNKVDEIMDISIDVLNSNSLKDAFENFFRPEYLDGNNKYKCESCKKLVPARKQMSILQAPNILVIQLKRFEGIYGGKIDKAITFEERLVLSSFMCKRSQDPHPEYKLFATIIHSGYSPDSGHYYAYIKDAIGRWYCCNDSYVSVSTLEEVLSEKVYILFFCRTKQRPLLPNKNLTTNGTKSYDCNGNDSSKVPKSSHLMSTDSQQPKVDPAASTKVEKLLNGSQKKPGCLGTNGVKKFPEFITHNKENNDNNGDAKASCKKTSDKKIPLLEDKNGVSQNKHVANGNEFVANGYKNNATTNGTETGKLHNGIVKNLSNESDLQRKHKEQKSCDHKSLAKHDELKESLRKEASSFLRNCGFSDDVASFMRAKKLSIRDEGNDALQRNELKRKMIADAKAKFISQVPQSLKSDLVKRIRSHIDP